A window of the Hemitrygon akajei chromosome 22, sHemAka1.3, whole genome shotgun sequence genome harbors these coding sequences:
- the chmp6b gene encoding charged multivesicular body protein 6, translating to MGNLFGKKKRSRVTEQDKAVLQLKQQRDKLKQYQKRIGIQLEKERQLARQLLRNGKKEKAKLLLKKKRYQEQLLDKTEVQISNLEHMVQDIEFTQIEMKVIEGLKIGNDCLKKMHEVMSIEEVERIMDETQEAVEYQRQIDEILAGGLSQEDEDAILAELDAITQEEVELPEVPAEVLPNIPASEKDKEPAKPLQNQVMVAAS from the exons CAATTAAAACAGCAACGTGACAAACTGAAGCAGTACCAGAAGAGGATTGGTATTCAGCTAGAAAAGGAACGGCAGCTTGCTCGGCAGTTGCTGCGCAATGGAAAGAAGGA GAAAGCCAAGCTCCTGCTCAAGAAAAAACGATACCAGGAGCAACTTCTTGATAAAACTGAAGTTCAGATTAGTAATCTTGAACACATG GTTCAAGACATTGAATTTACTCAAATAGAAATGAAAGTTATAGAAGGTCTGAAAATCGGAAATGATTGCCTAAAGAAAATGCATGAG GTGATGTCTATTGAAGAAGTAGAACGAATAATGGATGAGACCCAGGAAGCTGTTGAATACCAGCGG CAAATTGATGAAATTTTAGCTGGTGGTTTGTCTCAAGAGGATGAGGATGCTATTCTGGCAGAGTTAGATGCCATAACTCAG GAAGAAGTTGAACTTCCAGAAGTTCCTGCAGAAGTACTACCAAATATTCCTGCCAGTGAGAAAG ACAAAGAGCCAGCTAAACCTCTGCAGAACCAAGTGATGGTGGCAGCTTCATAA